Below is a genomic region from Fundulus heteroclitus isolate FHET01 chromosome 5, MU-UCD_Fhet_4.1, whole genome shotgun sequence.
ATTCTTCACAATTAAACATAAATCAGTTGTTTAAAGGTGAAAAATCAAACGTAATTGTATtgttatataaatgtatttctgtCTGTTGGCTCTCTGGTTATATTCTATGAAGCTGTGATTCTGCCTTATTTGGTTTATTAAGGACATTTGGGGGTTGAACTGTAAAACTTTTACTGAACCCGTTCTTATCTACAGAACACGGCTCAGAGACCcaaatcattcattcattcatttaaaactgattttatcACGTAGTGAACTATTACGTCTGGTTAAAAATCCTAAATAATATGCTAGCAGTTAGTCTACAGaaaagatttattaaatgaGATAAAATCTGTAATACGAGAGGTTTATACTTTACCCAAAGAaacaaatatttagaaaagtaATAAAATCCAATCTGCTGCTTAAATACAGATAATTGTGTTAACTGTGTGAATAACTGCAGGTTTTATAGATTATAAACATCAGTTATTGATTTGTTGGTCTGTGGAGAGACGATAaacttttttcttgtaaatgtttatttttacactgcaaaaacggaactagaaataagtaaaatattctttaaaattaatgcatttgtccttgatttgagcaggtaaataaggtgattttccatggaataagatgtttgcacttaaaataggaacaactcatctccatcgtcttatttcaagtgcaggatgtctaaatatctttttttaggggtcaaaatactcattccattggcagataatattatttacctgctcaaatcaaggataaatgcactaactttaagaacattttacttatttttagatctgtttttgcagtgtaggggaAAGGTGAAAACTATATGAGTTCTAAATCTTTTCAttaatttcttctgtttttaaaacgTGAAAtttataaaagttttatttgtgaatgaatgaaataaatatctgtCAGTTCTCTGGAAGCTGATTTGGGTTTTCAGACGGATTTAAACTGGTCCAGAACCGACATGAAGGTTCTGCGCTGAGGTAGAACCGGCTGTGGGGAACCTCAGGGAACCCGCCTCGCCCCGCTTCATTCACGCTGCTTCCTGGTGCCGTCATCTGGGGCATTAATCCAGGTTTAGTCATCCTGACCATCCTAGAACCGGGTTCCCAGCGTTCTACCAGCTGGAACCACGTGGATGGAGCAGAACTCAGACCCGTTAACCTGAGAAAATCCAGAATATCGGCTTTTAAATGACCTTCAGGAGCTAAACGGCTGCTTGGGTCTGATGCCACGACTCTGGGTTATAGTTCAGTCTGAGACTCTGGGTTATAGTTCAGTCTGACGATatcatatttaacaaaaataagaacattATTAATTTAAGTGATGTCTCCAGTCTCTGGGTATTAACGGTTTTCTGGCTGCTGGAGGAACCAGTGGTCCAGAGAACCTTCTGGTTCAGCGTCAGCAGCTCCGCTTCCTGGCAGGTCCAGGCATGAAAGTCCTGCTGGCTGGACTTCCTCTGGCCCGGCGCCGACAGCGGAGGAACATATTAACCGTCTGAGACGCTCAGGATGAGAGACAGGTTGTCTCCATGCAGCTGTCTGTCATCCTGAGGGACAGACAGCTGCATGGAGACATGAAGGAAAGAAGGAGAATGTGATCGTCTCTGTGTTCTGCAGCAGAGTCACAGTTCCATGTTCTCAGCCCGATCTAAAGCTTCACATCCAAACCCGGTATGCTAACCCAGCAGAACCCTGTAGAACTCTGCAGAACCCTGTAGAACCCTGCAGCTAGCTGCTGTATTGGCTGAaggtccccccccccagcagctgcaggacgGCACAGACTCCGCCTCTAATGACAGAACCCGGTTCTGGAAGCAGGACGGAGAACCGGCTGAATGTGTAAAAGCGTTCCTCTTCTGaagcattttaataattattaatagtGAATTAGTTAATTAATAGTTTGTGTTCTTGTCATTTTTACCcatcaggtttttatttaaatgatatttttgtggtttatttttgcTGCAGTGATCATTTCATCAGGAGAACTTCATGTCTGGGTAAAACTCTCTGAGATGAACGTTTCTTCTCCTCCTTCCAGGCGTCTCCATCTAACCTCGTCTTCTCCTCTTccctccttcttctcctcttccCTCCTTCCATaaagctcctctctgctcctccaggccaccatcgtcctctgGACATGTCCAACCATCTCTGGCTTCATCTCCACTTCTACTCTGAGCCGTCCCTCTGATGGACtccttcctcttcatcctcGTCTGTCCCAGAGAACCTCAGCATCTtcatctcctcctcttcctctgtctcCACCTTTCCTTTCGTTCTCGCTGAGATTCTTTCATCACCGACACACCGGAGACTTTCCTCCACCTCTGCTCCCTGGAGGCTCCTCCTGGGTTCCTCTCCTTCTCACCTTCATCCTGTCTTTATTTCTCTCCTGCAGGTTGAATATCTCACAGATACGTCGTCATAACATCCGCTGTAACGCAGGAACAGTCAAAGTGACGCGTAGGCAGAATATTTTCTGATCTCCTGCAGATCTTCTCAGATCTTTGGAGCCAAAGCAGCGATGAGCTGCTGGTGTCGTTCTCCGTCCTGCGTGTTTAAAGTCCTGCTGTTCTGACCCGGCGCTGTGCTCTGGTTCCGGTCCAGGCGCCGCTGCTGTGCGAGGAGAAGGTGGTGCGGCTGGAGGCGGAGATCCAGGGCCTGATGAACGTGATCAACGAGCAGCACCGCTACatccaggagctgcagagcagcCAGacgcagcagctgcagctcatccccAACATGTTCCTGAGCCAGCAGAACCTCTACAGAGGTCGGTTCTGATCGTTCTGTTACTGAACCGGTTCCTCTGCATTATTCACCTTAATAACAGGATTTCCTCCTGGAGTCTGTCAGGAATAAATTAGTTAACATTTATCCAGAATAAACAGTGAATTAGAGGAATCCTttagcagcaggtggatctcgTAGCTCTGATGTCACCATCTGATGAGCTCTGGGATGTTCAGGGTTCTGTTGCTGGGTGTGAAATCGCCTTAAAGGCGCAGGAACGCCGTCTGCTGTGTGTCCAGACTGCTCTGAGGTGTTCGAGGACGGGAACGTGGCGAGCGGCCTGTACGTGATCCGGCCCGACGGCTCGCCCACGGCGCTCAGCGTCTACTGCGACATGAGCAACGGCGGAGGCTGGACCGTCTTCCAGAGGAGGAGAGACGGGAAGGAGACCTTCGACAGGTGGGGAGAAACGCCCACATCACCATTCCTCCACCGCCGTGCTCAGTGGCCGTCTCCTCTGGTGCATGACGGgctgaggttctgaggttctggtttCCAAAGATCTTGTGAATGtttgttgcagaacctggtcaGAGTACAGCCACGGCTTTGGAGATCTGTTCTCCCCTGAAGGAGAGTTCTGGCTGGGGAACGAGCCGCTGCACCGCATCACCGCTCAAGGTGAGTATACCTGCGTCTAATAATCAGAAGCTTCAGGTtcctctaaggaaacccagcaggtttcCTCTagaaagtcagcttccatcagatcctccaggttggtgagaaagtttcctctctaaggaaacccagcaggttgcatcaagtctctccaagcagcattcactcctcctgaaagagcgtagagccacagtggacagtcgtctgcattgttgatggctttgcagcaatccctcatactgagcatgcatgaagcgacagtggagaggaaaactcccctttaacaggaagcctggttctggttctgctggaggttctcctccctgttaaaggggagttttcctctccactgtcgcttcatgcatgctcagtatgagggattgctgcaaagccatcaacaatgcagacgactgtccactgtggctctacgctctttcaggaggagtgaatgctgcttggagagacttgatgcaacctgctgggtttccttagagaggaaacttaaCCTGAAgaataaactgaataaattgtttaataaaactgaTCAGTTAGGATAATTATAATTAGCTTGAGGTCGTGTTGTGTTCAGGTGCTGCGTAAATTTACTGAATTCTCTGGTTTCTACTGAACTCTCCTCaaattgctgctgctgctccaactCTGCAGGAAACTACGATCTGCACATCGACACCGAGGACTTAGAGGGGAACCAGCGCTTCGCCGAGTACAAGAACTTCCGGGTGGACGATGAGAAGGTGGAACACTGTGGTGCTTTCATGGAACCGTTGAGATAAGACCCAGAAACGTGACCCCCCCCCCTAACCTTGCCTTccccggttcccaaaacagcgAGTCCTATTTAGACTAGAGAGAGTCAAGGTCGTCTGGCCCGTCTCCATCTGCAGGTTTTCTCTGCCTGAGATCAGAACCGCGGCGCTGAGCTGAGATCAGAACCGCGGCGCTGAGCTGAGATCAGAACCGGTCCGAGGAGAACCTCTGGTCTGACACGAGCCTCGGTTCTGCTGGGTCAAACTCCCGGGTCCAGTCAGATTAACAATGTGGAGCAAAAGTTTTAGATTTTCTGGAACCCCCTCAGGGTCAGAAGTATTCATACGGGCCTAAATGTCTGATGAGGTCAGTCAGCCTCTAGTTAGTGAGCAGGGTTGAGTCCAGCTGGTACCGACCACGGCTCAGAACCCGGGGAACGTCTGAGGAGGAGAAACGTTGAAGGTTCTGGAGCCGTTTGTTAGGATCAGCAGTTAAACACAGACTCTGATCCGTCCCCACTGGGTCAGGATATTCAGAACCACCCACTCctgttcacagaacagctggagcaGCCCGGTTCCGGTCCGGTCCAGGAGAGAAGAGTCGTTAAACTAAAGGTTTAGAGAAAGTCCTCCATGAATTCAGCTAAACGGACCCGGTTCTTAAAGATTGTTACATCCGTTTGTTCCTCGGTTCTGATAAATCCGACTGTTTGGACTGAAGCGGCCGCTGTTCCATCGGTTCCACTTTGTGGAAGAACCTCCTTTGCAATATTACAGAACTTCCTGGTTTTAATGTAGCAACTTTATGCTTTATTGTGgaaaattgtcttttttctccCAATAATTTACCACAAAGTTTTTCtgacaaatatgtaaaaataatctaaaatccTTCTTGTGGAAATTTTCCCCTTTGTGGccaataattaatttcatttaatCTACAAAAGACCCAAAACCCATTTTCTATTTGGAAATggtgagaataaagtcataatattaaaataataatcttttCAAAGTGCtgatattaataatattttaatgctGAGGTGCTGAAGAGGTTTAGTATTTCCCTGATTGGGGAACATGAAGTATAACTGGACCAGATGCTCTActttcctcattttaacacagAATGCAGATTTTTAAGTtctcacaaaacaaaaactttattcacataatttacataaaaagaaaaacactcccCCCCACGCTAACAAGGGGGCGCCAGACTGGTTTTGTAATTTTGGGTCCCAGGCAGAAAAGTTTGGGACCCCTGTTCTAGAGGTCCGATGGAACCGGCCCGGTCCGCTTTTAGAACCGGAACCTTCTGCATGACATTAAAACCAGCAGCAGAATCAGAGTCCAGAGAATCCTGGGTAccgtatgtaaacttctgaccagaaCCGATCTGAAGACGTCCACAGGAAGCAggaaattcagttttattctttcCTTCATTAAACCAAAGTCTGAATCGGGTCGTTGAAGTCCAGGCCCGGTTCTGGCGCTGCAGCCCATCCAGGCCCGGTTCTGTGGTACAGGATTAACGAGGCTCTGCAGGACTTTGGTTCTTACCCGCTTTCTTTAAagtctgacctgctggttctggaTTCCCATTTGGACCGACCCGGCTTTAATTCAACGGTTAACATCGTGGAACATCAGCGTCGCCATGGAAACATAAACCTGAATCTGAAACTAAAAACGAAAAACTTCTCTTTCCCTGATCCGTGGAAAACCTTAGAGACGAGCGTCTGAAAGCGTTTGACCTCTgctagaacctcctgcagacctgACATCTGTTTTCTCGTCacactttcaaataaataagatCACATGAAGTCAAATCAGAAAGAATTTTATCAATGTTTATTGATATATATCATACTTTAGATGATTTAGACTCACTTTGGCTCATTAGATAGACCCCGGCTCCTGATTGGTTAACCTGagcttctgattggttaaccTCGGCAGGTCATCCGTCCACCAGCCTATCATTGGATGGTCCTGTGAGGACGTTTTGGAGTCCAATCAGCTGTCTAATGAGCTGTTAGCCCCGCCCACTGACCCCTCGTCTTTACAGGAAGTCATTCAAAATAATAGCTTAATAGCATCAGGacaattaaaactgaaataaggTCAATATTATAAAAGTCTGAAATCCCAactattttcattatttaccaaaatatttttatagtttttcaccatttaattatttcatgatGGTATTTTGGCCTGATctgaattaaataataaatttaattttaattattgacttcaaagtaaaataaaggTAAACTTTGTAGTTGATTTTCCATTTCCTGCATCATGGCGCTGTTTGCTCTCCATACCAGTCCCTGATTGGGCAGATTTAGgggaaatcagccgttttgggGTCTGTGACTGCGTGTTGTGATTGAGCCACCATGATGAGCCTAACCCTCCTCTGCTTGCAGGACCAGTACCAGCTGCATGTGGGCGACTACGTGGGCACCGCCGGCGACGCCCTGGCCGACGCCCGCGGCCTCAACTTCAACAGCCCCTGCAAAGGCGGCATCAAGTTCAGCACCTACGACCACCCCAACTACATCAACGCCGCCGCCGACCAGGGCCGCTGCATCCGCCACAGCAGGTCCGGCtggtggttctgcaggtgggaCGGCCGCCTCTCTGCGGGACGGGGCGGGGGGGTTAGAGTCAGACtgatcttcctcctcctcctcctcctcctcctcctcctcaggtgTGACTCGGGGAACCTGAACGACCAGCAGTTCAAAGGGCCGTTTGAGGCGATGAGCGACGACGGCGTGGCGTGGTACGTGTGGCACGGCTGGTCCTACGCCATCAAGTCGGTGGTGATGATGGTGCGCGCCGCCGACCTGGAGAACCCGCCCCCCATCGTGGAGCGGTGGGCGGAGCAGTTCGGCCCCAACATGGTGGAGGGCGGGCAGCCGGCGGGACCCGTCTAACGTCTGGAATAAAGAGAGCGGTCTGCTTGCCGCCTTCATGTCAGACTCTTTTTATTCTGTGTGCACGAATAAAGCAGAACGTTAAAACAATGAGGCATTCTGGGTAAATCTGAGGTTCTTCAGAACAAACAAGGAGACACTTCTGGGTCTAAAGAGGCCAGCGTGGCGGTGAGAGAGGATGTGAGGGACAGGAACACATATtgtctggaggggggggggggacatttcATGTTAAATAAACTGCATATTTGGCTCTGAGGCGGAGGAACCATCCATTTACATTCCACAGAGTTTAGAGGTGAGGTGTGAGGACCTGCGGGTTCCTCCAGGGTTCCTCCAGGGTTCCTCCAGGGTTCCACAGCTTCGTCCTCTGCGGATCGGCTGATTGAGCTTCGCTCTTTGGGAGAAGAAGGTTCTTAAGAAGGCTGAAGAACGCCGGGAGTCCCGCGCCTCGCTCCTCTGCGCTCCTCCCATCAGAGGAGGAGGACCTGCCGGACCCTGAGGAGCTCCAGGCGTGTGGTGGAGGCTGAGGGAGCGAGGTCGGTTCCACGCTCGGTCTGCGTCGGCGCCGCTCGCCTCCGAGCCGTCCGGGACGCTGGCGGTGACGTCCTGCagccggcgggcgtcccggctCGGAGGCGGGGGCGTCTCTGGGTTATCTGGGAGACAGCGGCGGCGCTGTGGGGGGGAAGGAGGCGGAGTTACGGGGCGAGCTGTAGGgggaggtgggggaggggcggcggGGGCTGCCCAGCAGGTCGCCGTTGTGCAGCTTCCACAGCAGCTCCTCGTTCTCCATGGACAGACGCTTGTTGACCTTTGACTCCTTCTGCAGCGTCTGCTGCAGGAGCGCCTGCTCCGTGGACAGCTGCCTGCAGGGGGCGACAGAGAGCCGTCAGAGCAGAACCGGGTCGGCTGGAGACCAGAAGTTCTGATCAGCtttgatacaaaacaacaacgTGGAGCAGAAATTATTCAGCAGCAGATCAGACGAACGGTTCTATAAATTCTGCACAGAACAACTTTAGAGGTGAAAGATTTGTGTTGGAGAACGTTCTCAGGAACTAATGTGATGGAGAACGTTTGGAACAGCAAGAGAAGCAAAGTTCTGCCACCCTGACCCGATCACAGCGTAACCCACATAGTCCTGGAAAGATACTGTCTGCTCAGAGTTCTCCACAGAACCACTCCTTTAACCGACCCGGGTTCTGGTGAAACAAGATGAGCAGCTCAGAAACTTTTAGAACGTCCCATAGTTTCTCTGATGGGTTCTGGTCCGGCAGTCAGCGCCGATCAGCTGCTCACAGGCTAACCCATTCATTTctgtggaaagttgagtggaaggaagaactCGTGTAGCCCCAGTGATTAAAGCAGCCGTTTGGCCGTCTGGGTCGGTacaaattaaatcagcatcTGTGCTGACGAGCCTCCTGGCAACGGCTACACTGACGTTTGGACCCGGTAAAGCCCAGCGGACCGGCAccagaacctcccagagctGCAGGTGTTTCTACTCTGAGCTCCTGGTCCTCCTGGAGGACGGGGGGGGGACCGTCTGCTGTCAGAGGTCCTCCCCATGACTGTGAGGAACACAACCAGACCTCAACAGAACATTTCTGTGGTAAAATCATGTTTCCATTGTTGTTAAACTGATTTTCTGCCCAGCTGAAGTTTGGCTTTTCATTCATTAATTAACAGAATCTGGACGTCTTCCTGTAATCAGAAATAATCACGTTTCAATTTAAAACTGAACGTTTTAGTATTTAACTGAACCTGAGGAGGTCCGCGCTCCACCTCTGGTTAAAGGGGATAAAATAAACCTTCTCAGGTTCTGAACAGGCCTGAGCTCTTATCTTCTCTGAGATAAAGGATCTGCAGAGCGGCTGGTGCCGCCGGCCCATTTGAGCCCGGCAGGatctctgctggttctgcagctGCCGGAGTTCTCACCTGGACAGAGCCGCGTGTTTGTCCATCCTGGCCTTGTAGTCCTCGTTCTCCTGCTGCACCTTCTTCAGAACCTCCTCCAGCCTCACGTTGGTCTCCACCTGAAACACAGACGGGTCGCGGATGAAGAACCAGAGAGCAGAACCTTCCCGTCTCTGGACCCGAGTCCCGGCGCTCACCAGCTTGTCCATCTCCATCAGCTTCTTGTCCTTCTGGTGCAGCTGGTTGTTCTTGATCTCCAGCACCACCTTCAGGCtctccagctcctgctccaGGTACAGCGTGTGGGAGTCCTTCTGCAGGAAGAAGACGCTGTTACAGCCGgccaccagcagggggcgccctGACTCATTTCCCCAGCGCTCACCGCCAGATTATTAGCCTGATGTTTACATCTGGAGCATAAAGTCAGCTGGATTAAAGAATATGGGAACGGAAATGTTTCCGTGCTCCAGGTTCTTTGATTCTAGTTTTCTAGAACTGGAAAATTCTCCAGACTTCACAGCTAACCTGCAAATTTACAGTTTATGgaataaaatgtgactttaaaagCAAACTACAGTTTTAATGTTAGAGCCTCAGGTTTCGCTGCTTTAGGCCAAATTCATTAAAGGTTGTTTGgactctggttctgcagaacctgaTTTTATGGAGGAGAAATCTCTGGAAACTTCTAGTTTTACGTGAAAGGATCCTCTCTATAGGAGCTTAAGACAGCGCCCCCTACTGGGGACGGAGATGAAGACCTAAACCTTTAGATCTGCTGTTTGGACCCGTTCCTGGGTTCTGTCTGGGTTCTGTCAGGGTTCTGTCTGGGTTTACCGCGGTCCGGTCGCTCAGGATCCGCTGCCTCCTCTCCTCTTCTGCTCGCAGCTTCTCACTCAGGTCCTGGTTTTCTGCCGACAGCGCCGAAATCTTCTCCTGCAGGAGGACAACGCAGATGGAGGTCAgactctggttctgacccgtctCCCAGACCTCTGGCAGAACCCGGTTCTGATATCTGCCTCTTAAACCATTTTTAGATGACATCACAAACAGGAAATAAACTGCAGGAAATATTGAATTCTTTGAGATTCTGTAGCTGCGTCCTTCAAAGGATCCTCAGCCGTTGGTAAAtggacggtctagcctttggagcacttcctggttgtgacacgacgtcatcacgtctaccccaagcccggGAAAAACAGCGGCAGAcgacaaaaaaatggatatggaaatttttttttttaatttacttgttattggaggaggagagtcgGTTTAGACGGCTTCAGCGGCAGTAAAACCGGCGACGAATTTTTCTCAGGCCgggagagcgcagtggagaggtaacatttacctgatATTATTTTCAGCCAGGTtcctgctaatgatcataatataccagttattaaacaaacgcttgtcagcagattgataaatatgtttaaatataaaattttatatttatttgtaagacttgatataagcttatgtttgtaactttagtaatttgaattgaatagttaaatgtgtacaaaccctgtaaataactgatttaaatcactactttcactaaAAAGCGAGCAAAGCATCTtgggaaatcttatggcaggcgaggccactaaggacggtagcggtgcatcctcagaattcggggaaaaggaggacgcattagaaggctgcattttaagcatcctcagaatttttgccaaatgggaaagcctccgcgcatcgttgtgacgttactggccttaaaatgcgtcTTTCCaaggacgcagccgccgaattgagacGCAGCTATTGACTCACAGGCTCTCTACAACACACTGAcgcattttatatatatatatagagagagagagagagagagagagagagagagagagagagagaattaaGACACAGCTAATCTAACCCAGGGCTCAGGAACCTTTAGAGTCTAAAGAACTATTTCTGCCATCAGTCTGTTTGAAACAATGTGTTTATAGTGTACTATGggaaatttgtttaatttattttttttaattaaggatttaacagtttttattatttaaccaacagtatttttatgtttaggtttaatgcattttcttcaacatctgatttttatagcaaatggcatcaaaatgatggaaaagtcgtttgcaacctattgacaaaaagatgctttatttatctaaagtaaaatataaaaaattatttcttcatGGAAATGTTGCATATcttgcagaactaaatgcatcctaaagctaactattaaattatctttacatttagaaactttGAGCGATTCTTTCCCGTATGTTTGGTCTAAGTTCTCAGAGCCAAAGCAGAAGGAGCCACAGGCGGCAGAGCGGATCTATGGGATGGAGGTCTACGTCCCTCTGGAcaccaggttctggttctactgGGTCAGGTGAttaattctggatgacctttaCTTTGAAGGCCGGCACAGGAAGCAGGCGTGACGCGGTTCCACTCTTACCGTCAGAGACGTCTGGGTCTCGCTCAGGGTTCTCTGCAGAACCTCCAGGTCCGTCTGCTGGttcctcttcagctctgcaacagAAAACCAGGTTCAGGTTCTGAAAACGAGGAACCGGGACGTCTCCTCGGACCGGAGGATCACCTCTAACGGACGCCTCGTACTCCTGCCTGACCGCCTCCATCGTCTGGCTGTGAGCCTCCTCCTGCCGCCTCCTCTCCgcctcctgctgcctcctcaGCTCCTCCACCTGAGCAGCAAAACCAGCCACAGGTCAGGATTCAGCACAGCCGGCCCAGCTCAGGTCCAGTTGGTTCTGCTGCAATCATCAGAGGAAAGGTGATGGAGCTGCTCACCTGCTGCTCCATCAGCAGGCGGCACCTGTCGGCCTCCTCCTGGTAGAGCAGGTGGACCTTGTCCCACTCCTCCTGGTAGAAGCTCTTCAGCCTGAAACCCACAGAGAGACGGCGCCGTTAGAACCAGCAGCGGACCAGACCAGGAACCCAGACGTTTGGGTTCTGGTTCCTATCCAGGCAGCCggaccctcctcttcctcagccgGCGTCTTGGTGGAGACTGCATGGATGTTCTTGGAGAAGATGAGGTCCAGAAGGCAGCAGATGTGGCTCAGAGGAGAAGATCTGAACCATGGTCCCACCTCCTACCGCTGCAGAACCtggctgctgcttctccaccgaacCTCTGGAGAACGGGTCCATCTGGGTCCATCCGGGTCCATCCGGGTCCATCCGGGTCCATCTGGGTCCATCCGGTCCAGGTTCCTGCTCTGTGGTGGTCCATCTGGATCTGGTCCATCCCAGAGAAACTGGCTGCTCCTCTGGACTTCACGCTTCTTCTCTTCTCCTTGAATTTCCTGCAGATTCCTCAAGCAATCCTGCTTAGTAGGAGGAGAAGGAGGTCCGCTGCACTGAGGGACATCCTGTAGAACATCCTGTAGAACATCCTGTAGAAGCGGTTCTACCTGAACATCTCTGATCCTCTCAGACTCAGAAGCTTCTGGACTAAATGGACCTTCAGAATGAAAACAAGCTGGTAGCTCTGAGCAAACCTGCAGCA
It encodes:
- the LOC105918084 gene encoding fibrinogen-like protein 1 isoform X2, which encodes MFQIHLIMAALTSSVVLLLHLASSAAAPLLCEEKVVRLEAEIQGLMNVINEQHRYIQELQSSQTQQLQLIPNMFLSQQNLYRDCSEVFEDGNVASGLYVIRPDGSPTALSVYCDMSNGGGWTVFQRRRDGKETFDRTWSEYSHGFGDLFSPEGEFWLGNEPLHRITAQGNYDLHIDTEDLEGNQRFAEYKNFRVDDEKDQYQLHVGDYVGTAGDALADARGLNFNSPCKGGIKFSTYDHPNYINAAADQGRCIRHSRSGWWFCRCDSGNLNDQQFKGPFEAMSDDGVAWYVWHGWSYAIKSVVMMVRAADLENPPPIVERWAEQFGPNMVEGGQPAGPV
- the LOC105918084 gene encoding fibrinogen-like protein 1 isoform X1, with product MFQIHLIMAALTSSVVLLLHLASSAAAPLLCEEKVVRLEAEIQGLMNVINEQHRYIQELQSSQTQQLQLIPNMFLSQQNLYRDCSEVFEDGNVASGLYVIRPDGSPTALSVYCDMSNGGGWTVFQRRRDGKETFDRTWSEYSHGFGDLFSPEGEFWLGNEPLHRITAQGNYDLHIDTEDLEGNQRFAEYKNFRVDDEKDQYQLHVGDYVGTAGDALADARGLNFNSPCKGGIKFSTYDHPNYINAAADQGRCIRHSRSGWWFCRWDGRLSAGRGGGVRVRLIFLLLLLLLLLLRCDSGNLNDQQFKGPFEAMSDDGVAWYVWHGWSYAIKSVVMMVRAADLENPPPIVERWAEQFGPNMVEGGQPAGPV